A single Vigna radiata var. radiata cultivar VC1973A chromosome 8, Vradiata_ver6, whole genome shotgun sequence DNA region contains:
- the LOC106772775 gene encoding signal peptide peptidase-like 1, whose translation MESLWKLLYLLEPAPVTLITTAVAVTFGSAFRALNYGKEMERNRDLSEASITLDRSQALMIPVMSSFSLLLMFYLFSSVSQLLTAFTAIASASSLFFCLSPYVAYLKTQFGLADPFVSRCCSKSFTRLQATLLVVCSFIVASWLVSGHWILNNLLGISICIAFVSHVRLPNIKICAMLLLCLFVYDIFWVFFSERFFGANVMVSVATQQASNPVHTVANSLSLPGLQLITKKLELPVKIVFPRNLLGGVVPGENATDFMMLGLGDMAIPGMLLALVLCFDYRKSRDIVNLFELHSSKGHKYIWYALPGYAIGLVTALAAGVLTHSPQPALLYLVPSTLGPVIVISWMKRELLELWEGNMPNLNDKDREIEV comes from the exons ATGGAATCCCTTTGGAAACTTTTGTATTTGCTCGAGCCTGCACCTGTGACCCTTATCACTACAGCAGTAGCTGTGACATTTGGATCTGCGTTTCGAGCTCTAAATTATGGCAAGGAAATGGAGCGTAATCGTGACTTATCCGAAGCATCCATTACATTGGATAGGTCACAAGCCTTGATGATCCCTGTCATGAGCTCTTTTAGCTTGCTTTTGATGTTCTACTTGTTCTCATCTGTCTCGCAGCTTCTCACTGCATTCACTGCCATTGCGTCcgcttcttctcttttcttctgttTGTCTCCTTATGTTGCCTATCTAAAGACACAGTTTGGTTTAGCTGATCCATTTGTTTCACGATGTTGCTCAAAATCTTTTACACGACTCCAAGCTACACTGTTGGTAGTTTGCTCTTTCATAGTCGCGTCTTGGCTTGTTTCTGGTCATTGGATACTGAATAATTTATTGGGCATATCTATATGCATTGCATTTGTAAGCCATGTTCGTCTCCCAAATATCAAGATTTGTGCAATGCTCCTTCTTTGTCTATTCGTATATGACattttttgggttttcttctccgAAAGATTTTTTGGTGCAAATGTCATGGTATCAGTAGCAACGCAGCAAGCATCAAATCCCGTGCACACAGTTGCTAATAGTTTAAGCCTTCCTGGGTTGCAACTAATAACTAAGAAGTTAGAGTTGCCTGTAAAGATTGTTTTTCCAAGAAATTTGCTGGGCGGTGTTGTTCCTGGAGAGAATGCGACAGACTTCATGATGCTTGGTTTAGGAGACATG GCCATCCCAGGAATGCTTCTGGCTTTAGTCCTCTGCTTTGATTATCGCAAGAGCAGGGACATTGTAAATCTCTTTGAGTTACATTCCTCAAAGGGGCACAAGTACATATGGTATGCACTACCTGGGTATGCCATTGGTTTGGTAACTGCTTTGGCTGCTGGTGTCTTGACTCACTCACCTCAACCTGCACTTCTTTATCtg GTGCCTTCTACTTTGGGACCTGTGATTGTGATCTCTTGGATGAAAAGAGAATTACTTGAGCTGTGGGAAGGAAACATGCCGAATCTCAATGATAAGGATCGCGAAATAGAAGTTTAG
- the LOC106772180 gene encoding protein NLP6 — translation MSESEEENTDCVPRSKPAEEGGCTMDFDLDLETSWPLDHMAFGSNPMSPFLFSSNSDQPYSPLWAFSDGEDTKFPASAFSDCHKIFPCDSNSIAEKPEENDDNKKILPPLAPMPPLENVGGYCVIKERMTQALRYFKELTELNVLAQVWAPVRNGNRYVLTTSGQPFVLDPHSNGLHQYRTVSLMYTFAVDGENDGSLGLPGRVFQQKLPEWTPNVLYYSSKEYPRRDHAQHYNVRGSLALPVFEPALQSCIGVLELIMTSQKINYAPEVDKICKALETVNLRSSEILDHPYTQICNEGRQNALSEILEILTVVCETHNLPLAQTWIPCKHRSVLAQGGGVKKICSSFDGSCMGKVCMSTTDVAFYIIDAHLWGFREACVEHHLQQSQGVAGRAFLSHSMCFCSNITQFCKTDYPLVHYALMFGLTSCFAICLRSSHTGTDDYVLEFFLPPRITDFHEQKTLLASILATMKQHFQSLKIASGVELEDGSVEIIEATIERIHTRLESIPIAPSIRSPPRPDTSPNMEEEGPLDPSEQHILMYCNGTNHGSNLSDQAGGKIDHMITLETKTSKKPLERKRGKTEKSISLEVLQRYFAGSLKDAAKSLGVCPTTMKRICRQHGISRWPSRKINKVNRSLSKLKRVIESVQGAEGAFGLNSLGTSPLPIAVGSLPEPSTPDKFSQPVSMNIRPSEPQMKVNELNASKELETNREAGMEDQLVGGRIHNIERVTNDKRGFTQEIGKEPKRTRTGSGSSEDSTNPPSHGSWHDSIPNESSHVKDLFITSNHDQCAVLRRSPESTLQPATNTPNQSTPFRMPEFVAAELQEPFGGMLIEDAGSSKDLRNLCPSVAEAILEDLVPEACGTNPPALDLSPKQSMGAPNKTVTPFAATKEMKTVTIKATYREDIIRFRVSLTCGIVELKEEVAKRLKLEMGTFDIKYLDDDHEWVLIACDADLQECMDVSRSSGSNIIRVLVHDMTSNLGSSCESSGE, via the exons ATGTCAGAATCTGAGGAAGAAAATACAGATTGTGTTCCAAGGTCAAAGCCTGCAGAGGAAGGTGGATGCACCATGGACTTCGATCTGGACTTAGAAACTTCATGGCCTTTGGATCACATGGCCTTTGGCTCCAATCCCATGTCACCTTTTCTGTTCTCCTCCAACTCTGACCAGCCTTACTCTCCTCTGTGGGCTTTCTCTGATGGAGAAGACACCAAGTTTCCAGCTTCTGCCTTTTCTGATTGCCACAAGATCTTCCCTT GTGATTCAAATTCAATAGCTGAAAAGCCAGAGGAGAATGATGACAACAAGAAGATTTTGCCACCACTTGCGCCTATGCCACCACTGGAAAATGTGGGCGGATACTGTGTAATTAAGGAAAGGATGACACAAGCGCTTCGATACTTCAAAGAGTTGACTGAACTGAATGTTCTGGCTCAAGTTTGGGCACCTGTGCGGAATGGTAATCGGTATGTGCTTACAACTTCAGGTCAACCATTTGTTCTTGATCCACACAGTAATGGGCTGCATCAGTATAGAACGGTCTCTCTGATGTACACGTTTGCTGTGGATGGGGAGAACGATGGAAGTTTGGGACTCCCTGGTCGGGTTTTTCAGCAGAAATTACCAGAATGGACTCCCAATGTTCTCTATTATTCTAGTAAAGAGTACCCACGCCGAGATCATGCTCAACATTACAATGTTCGTGGATCTTTGGCTTTGCCCGTGTTTGAACCTGCATTGCAGTCATGTATTGGTGTACTGGAGTTGATAATGACTTCTCAGAAGATTAACTATGCTCCCGAGGTTGATAAAATCTGCAAAGCCCTTGAG ACAGTAAATTTGAGGAGTTCGGAAATTTTGGACCATCCATACACTCAG ATATGTAATGAAGGCCGTCAGAATGCTTTATCAGAGATCTTGGAGATTCTGACAGTGGTTTGTGAAACTCATAATTTACCTCTGGCGCAAACATGGATTCCCTGTAAGCATCGGAGTGTCTTGGCCCAAGGTGGTGGTGTGAAGAAAATTTGTTCTAGTTTTGATGGTAGCTGCATGGGGAAAGTTTGCATGTCTACAACTGACGTAGCATTCTATATTATAGATGCCCATTTATGGGGTTTCCGTGAGGCCTGTGTCGAGCATCACTTACAACAAAGTCAAGGGGTTGCTGGGAGGGCTTTTTTGTCCCACAGCATGTGCTTCTGTTCAAACATTACCCAATTCTGCAAGACTGATTACCCCTTAGTTCATTATGCTCTCATGTTTGGATTAACAAGCTGTTTTGCAATATGTTTACGAAGCTCTCATACAGGAACTGATGATTACGTATTAGAGTTTTTTCTGCCTCCTAGGATCACAGACTTTCATGAACAAAAGACTTTGTTGGCGTCCATATTGGCAACAATGAAACAGCATTTCCAGAGTCTCAAGATTGCTTCTGGTGTTGAACTTGAGGATGGTTCGGTTGAAATTATTGAAGCAACAATTGAAAGAATTCACACGAGGCTTGAATCCATACCAATTGCCCCATCTATTAGATCACCACCTAGACCTGATACTTCACCAAATATGGAGGAGGAAGGTCCACTTGATCCATCAGAGCAACACATATTGATGTACTGTAATGGTACCAATCATGGATCGAATCTCAGTGATCAAGCAGGTGGGAAAATTGATCATATGATTACTTTAGAGACTAAAACCTCAAAGAAACCCTTAGAGAGGAAGCGTGGAAAAACCGAGAAATCAATCAGTCTTGAAGTCTTGCAACGATATTTTGCTGGGAGTCTAAAAGATGCTGCAAAGAGCCTTGGTG TTTGTCCTACCACAATGAAGCGCATCTGTAGGCAGCATGGGATATCACGTTGGCCATCTCGAAAGATCAATAAGGTTAATCGTTCCCTGTCCAAGCTGAAGCGTGTTATTGAGTCTGTCCAGGGTGCTGAAGGAGCATTTGGTTTGAATTCTCTCGGCACAAGTCCACTTCCCATTGCAGTTGGCTCCCTTCCTGAACCATCTACTCCAGACAAGTTCAGCCAGCCAGTCTCAATGAACATTAGACCATCAGAACCTCAGATGAAAGTGAATGAATTGAATGCCTCCAAAGAACTAGAAACAAACAGAGAAGCAGGAATGGAAGATCAATTGGTAGGAGGAAGAATACATAATATTGAGAGAGTTACCAATGATAAAAGAGGTTTTACTCAGGAGATTGGGAAAGAACCGAAAAGGACTAGAACTGGAAGTGGCTCAAGTGAGGATAGCACAAACCCTCCTTCTCACGGTTCATGGCATGACAGTATCCCAAATGAAAGTTCACATGTAAAAGATTTATTCATTACTTCCAACCATGATCAATGTGCCGTGCTAAGGAGATCACCAGAGTCAACACTGCAGCCTGCCACTAACACACCGAATCAGTCCACTCCTTTCCGTATGCCTGAATTTGTGGCTGCAGAACTTCAAGAGCCATTTGGAGGGATGCTAATAGAGGATGCTGGTAGTTCTAAAGACTTAAGAAATTTGTGTCCTTCGGTAGCTGAAGCCATTTTGGAGGACCTTGTTCCTGAAGCTTGTGGAACTAATCCTCCAGCCTTAGATTTGTCTCCCAAGCAAAGCATGGGTGCTCCTAATAAAACAGTGACACCTTTTGCAGCAACGAAAGAAATGAAGACTGTGACTATCAAGGCAACATACAGAGAAGATATCATAAGATTCCGGGTCTCATTGACATGTGGCATTGTGGAACTAAAAGAAGAAGTTGCCAAAAGATTGAAACTTGAGATGGGTACATTTGATATCAAGTACCTTGATGATGATCATGAATGGGTTTTGATAGCCTGTGATGCAGACCTGCAGGAGTGCATGGATGTGTCAAGATCATCAGGAAGCAACATAATCAGGGTTTTGGTGCATGACATGACGTCCAATCTTGGAAGCTCATGTGAGAGCTCGGGAGAGTGA